The proteins below come from a single Bombyx mori chromosome 7, ASM3026992v2 genomic window:
- the UGT40B4 gene encoding UDP-glycosyltransferase UGT40B4 precursor: MNVQTIHLLVLSALACDAYKILLVFPYVSKSHAILGEGYVRNLLKAGHEVTYITPYPKDPAPNLRVIQIAQHALEEKMNSTFTIEKLMHKTHAGMEMFKLVKSFINTANDTVSNTEVQQLMLDPQTHFDVVIAEWMVTEIFSGFGKIFNCPFIWSSSMEAHSLILRLIDEIPHPAYSSNTLGLFEPPYNFFQRAINTLMEIGLKVAKWFSISIEEHIYKEGFAAAFKAKGLVQPSLEELRYSAALVLGNSHVSSGAPLTLPQNYKAIGGYHIDEQSKPLPKEFKNILDNSKHGVIYFSLGSVVSSKSMPAAIKTGLFEMFRSLKYTVIWKFEDDFQNIPDNVHVVKWAPQQSILAHPNCILFITHGGLLSTTETLHYGVPIIGIPIFGDQVMNIKKAVHKGIGLEVKLDLDTPKNLKAAINEVLSNQKYRDRVKELSLVYHDRPVTPGAELVHWVEHVVKTKGALHLRSQGLLVPLYQKLLLDIIFVSLLLFLGFVFFVKFMVTRYLKKKIDIRKKTL, from the exons ATGAATGTTCAAACGATTCATTTGTTGGTGTTAAGTGCGCTCGCTTGCGATGCATATAAGATATTGCTCGTGTTTCCGTACGTTTCGAAAAGCCACGCTATTCTCGGAGAGGGTTACGTCAGGAATCTCCTGAAAGCAGGACATGAA GTGACCTACATAACGCCATATCCGAAAGATCCGGCTCCTAATTTACGGGTCATCCAAATCGCACAGCATGCCTTGGAGGAAAAAATGA ACTCCACGTTCACTATAGAAAAGCTAATGCACAAAACTCATGCAGGAATGGAAATGTTTAAACTTGTCAAGTCTTTTATTAATACAGCTAATGATACAGTATCTAATACGGAAGTACAACAGCTGATGTTAGATCCGCAGACACATTTTGATGTTGTTATTGCAGAATGGATGGTAACTGAAATTTTTAGTGG CTTCGGTAAAATTTTCAACTGTCCATTCATATGGTCATCTTCAATGGAAGCACATAGCTTGATATTGCGTTTGATAGACGAGATTCCCCATCCTGCGTACTCATCAAACACGCTAGGGCTTTTTGAACCACCATACAATTTCTTCCAAAGAGCAATAAACACTTTGATGGAGATTGGATTAAAAGTAGCCAAATG gttTTCCATTTCAATAGAAGAACATATTTATAAAGAAGGATTTGCTGCTGCATTCAAAGCAAAAGGTCTCGTTCAGCCTAGCTTGGAAGAATTGAGATACTCTGCTGCTTTGGTTTTGGGAAATTCCCACGTTTCTTCTGGAGCTCCGCTGACATTGCCACAAAATTACAAGGCTATTGGTGGTTATCATATAGACGAACAATCTAAGCCATTGCCCAAG gaatttaagaatattttagacaACTCGAAGCATGGCGTTATTTATTTCAGTCTAGGATCGGTAGTTTCAAGTAAATCGATGCCTGCAGCAATCAAAACCGGATTATTTGAAATGTTCAGGAGTTTAAAATATACTGTTATATGGAAATTCGAAGATGACTTTCAAAATATTCCTGATAACGTTCACGTCGTAAAATGGGCACCACAGCAAAGCATACTAG cACATCCTAACTGCATTCTCTTCATCACCCACGGTGGCTTATTGTCTACAACGGAAACATTACATTACGGTGTTCCTATTATTGGAATACCCATATTTGGAGATCAGGTCATGAATATCAAAAAGGCTGTCCATAAAGGCATTGGACTAGAAGTGAAACTTGACTTGGATACTCCAAAGAACTTGAAAGCAGCTATAAATGAGGTTTTGTCCAATCAAAA gTATCGCGATCGAGTTAAGGAGTTGTCGTTGGTATATCACGATCGTCCGGTGACTCCGGGTGCTGAGCTGGTCCACTGGGTGGAGCACGTCGTCAAGACTAAAGGAGCTCTCCATCTGCGCTCACAGGGGCTGCTCGTGCCTTTGTACCAGAAGCTGTTATTAGATATAATCTTCGTGTCGTTATTGTTGTTCCTTGGTTTTGTATTCTTCGTCAAATTTATGGTGACCCGgtatttgaaaaagaaaatagatattagaaaaaaaactttgtag